TGAGAAAAGAACCCGAGAATAGAACAGTTGTGTTTGTAACGGAATCAGCAGACTGCGAAAACTGAGACACAAAGGTCAAAAGTCGGCGAATCAAGAATCACGAATCTGAGAACAAGAATCGAGAATCAAGAATCGAGAATTGAGCATCGAAAATCGACGTTCAAGACTTAAGAACCATAACTTTCACAAAGCTTTGAGAAGTCGAAACAAAGTATAAACACGAAAGCAGCTGGTAGAGTCGATACAAGGATAGCGACAGCGACAGAGCCAACGACAACAATAGCGACAAAACGAGTGACCGGGAACACAAAAGAACTGGATCGACTCGACACATTATTTGTTGTCTTTGACTTTGTATTCGATTTTTACTTGTTTTCTCATTACATTGTGTGATACTAGTGCGACATCGATTCGAActttgtttgatttgtcACCATCCTACAGACCTCTGGATCCAGATCATAACACACGACTACTGCTGACAGCAGCGACAGACCGAAGTCAACGACTAGGATATCGACGGACCTCGATTAGCTAATTATACTTGCACACTAAACAGCTACTCGTACCGTCGTACTATAACGTACCTCAAAAGTATCGCTACTAACAGCAACCTGTATTTATTGTTATTCTACCCAATTCATATATTGGTCTGCCTAATTCACTCGAACTaactccaccaccaccaccaccaccaggaaTTTCACGGTTTTTCATAACGACCGTCACCACGAATCTCACCACGAACTTCACTACGCCCGTTATCACAATTACAGTGTCGACAAGGCTGAAACCCCCTTTTCCTACGAGAACACACTAAATACACCACCAATGGCAGAACTAGTCCGTGAGACCGTCCAAGACGGCAAGACTGGCGAGACCCGTCCACTGTGCTATACGCAATACAAAGTGGTGGGAAGCGGCTCTTTTGGAGTCGTTTTCCAGACCAAACTATCCCCTTCGAACGAAGATGCCGCTATTAAACGGGTACTTCAAGACAAACGATTCAAAAACAGAGAGTTGGAAATCATGCGAAAAGTGTCGCATCCAAACATCGTGGAACTTAAAGCGTTCTTCTACTCGACCTCggaaagagaagaagtgTACCTCAATCTGGTGTTAGAATACGTTCCTGAAACGGTTTATAGAGCCTCGAGATACTTTTCACGCCTCAAGATGTCGATGCCTACTATTGAAGTCAAGCTCTTGACATATCAATTATTCCGCTCTCTAGCATACATCCATGCTTTGGGTATCTGTCACAGAGATATCAAGCCACAAAACTTATTACTGGACCCCAAAACCGGCATTCTCAAACTTTGCGACTTTGGTAGTGCCAAGATTCTAGTCGAAGGTGAACCAAATGTGTCATACATTTGTTCTCGTTACTATAGAGCCCCCGAATTGATATTCGGTGCTACAAACTATACCACTAAGATCGATATTTGGTCGTCAAGTTGTGTTATGGCCGAGTTGATGCTTGGTCAACCTCTTTTCCCTGGTGAATCTGGTATTGACCAGCTGGTGGAAATTATCAAGGTACTTGGTACTCCATCCCGAGAACAGATCCGTACCATGAACCCCAACTACATGGAACACAAATTCCCCCAGATTAAACCTCATCCATTCTCAAAAGTGTTTAGAAAAGCGTCTCCAGATGCCATTGAGTTGATATCCAAGCTACTCGAGTACTCTCCTGGTGCACGCCCTACTGCCATCGAGGTCATGACCCACCCTTTCTTCGACGAACTAAGAGACCCCAACACGGTTCTGCCCGATTCTCGTAACCCTGGGGCCCCTGCTCGACCTCTTCCCCCACTGTTCAACTTCTCTGAACTCGAACTCTCCATTGCACCCCAACTCAACCACACCCTCGTCCCCCCTCACGCCCGCGAAGCTCTCCGCGCCTCCATCGGCACCGACCTCGACAATTTCCAACCTCTTAGACTGGAAGATGTCCGTAGCGATATTACTAATTAaacctcttcttcactaTTTTGACTGtctgtctgcctccggcggctggggctccgccccagaccccgctgctcctctcgctgcgctcgagtcgaccaCGTGGGTAGTGTCGTCAGGCGATATCTGACTGGTTAGACTAAATACAGCGATTAGGTAGCATGTGAAGTAGGCTCTGTGGACAGCAGCTGGAAGCACTATCTGGTCATGTGGGAGCAATTGGTATAAAATTTAGTCATTTAAATATCATAGTTGTAGAGAGTAGCTGTACTCGTCTTCCAGGTTCTGAGCGAGCCATAGGGAGATGCAACTGAGGGTCACAGCAGCGTTGCTGACGACATTGGAGATACCCATGCCTATGGTGGGCATCGGGTAGTTGGGTACCACGTATCTGAGAATcagtactactactgaGCCTGACAGACCACCAGCCAAAAGTGCAAAGCCAAGGAATAGAATGACTTTAGCTTGCCAGTCGGCTGACGAGGAGTATCCGTCGGACGAGCCGAATGAGAATGATTCAGACGTGAGCCGAGACTTCTCTACTGTGTTGATAACCAGCATACCCAGAGATGACAGAATGAATGGTAACCAGTCAGCGAATTTGACATGCACTGTCGAGGCATTGCCATGACTTGAGAATAGAGCAGAGTCAAGCATGGCATAGAATCCTGCTGAATACAATGCTCCAGCAAGGTACACTCCTCCTGCACGGAGGGTTGTGGACGAGATGCGTGGTAAGTAGAATCGGAATAGTCGTTCAGACATGATTGTGGGCTGGGGTTTATCACTGACCAATTCTATATAATGAATTTAGATTCTGGAGTATGAGAGAGGGCCAGTGTTTGATTGATATCGTATCGGTATTGACCTGCGGCGGCGGCGTTACGATCATGAAAGTGGTGAAGCTGCTCCCCGTATGTACATGTGCGGCTGATAGGATTGCGGGACATTCTATGAACCAGATAAACATTGAGTGATTGTGATTCTATTTTTAAAagcaaataatatcattatGGCTTAAAATTAGAAACGGGATTTCTTATAGGTACAGAGAGTTCAATTGTGCTGTTTAACAGATCAACAATTGTGCTTTTAAAGAGTTTTTTAGGAAGGTGGACTATTGGAAGTGCCCAATAGTCACAGAGCTAATCTAGACAGGGCCTGTCAGGCTAGGATAAGCAGTAGGATATCAATAAATTattgaattgaataaataaagtacattaaataaataacatGGATGGCAATTGATGACAATTGATGAcaattgatattattctcCATGGATAAATAGCGTTCATGGaatcttgtttttcttttcgaGGCTATAACTGAAGCAGTTCTAGCCAGGCATTTCGACTGATATAGCAGTATGCTCTGAACAGTAGAAATCAGAGAGATTATCTTCTGTAGACGTTCATCATTTCACTGGTGTGAGCATCAACTGGTTTAGGAGGAGTTAAGACGGCCTTGAGGACCTTGGTCactgatttcttgataGTGGCAGTAGCCGACTTGGAAGGAGCAAGAGTTTCGTCAAAGTGAGCCATTGTGTTAAGTTGTGAGTTGTAGTAGttgcttgatttcaagTAATCGAGAAGCTAATGTAAGAattggtggtgaagatgtAGAAATATTGATTGAGAATGGAGATATGACctctttttatatttgaaaaatatcgGACTTCGAGAAAAATCCATTGCTGTCAAAACGGCAATCTATGCACGGAACGTTGTTCGAAATGCAGGAGAGACCGTCAATCCTACCGGTTGTCGACGGTCATCGACGGCAATGATGACGATCACTACCAAATATACGGTCCGGATattataaaaaatattaatagtAGCAACCTCTTTGTAAGCGTGCATTTCAGGGTCCTTtgaaaatagcagcagATTTTTACTGGAGGTGCACAGCCACTGAAAACTGGGCAGTTCCCCGGATATCGCAGTTTCTTCGTTGCTTGTGCCGTGCATTGTGCCGTTCAGAGCCGGTCGGGATCCGAAAAGTGCTTTTACTATGCAGTGACAGGTCAGCAGGAAGCCAGGTTCGTCGTGACAATCAAAATTGTAAAAATTGTAAAAATTGTAAAAAATGTAAAGGCAGAATCCTCATAGTCTTAATTGTTTTCTGCAAGCAATTAGCCAATGGCCGGTCAACGGCACGTAAGTGCAATCCCGGGATGTCAATTGCCAGCGGTGAGGAGAAAAAGCTTTTTCACCAGCTAACATTCTTTACTTTCAAAGTTCGTACTCCTTAGTACCCAAATATTAACTTTTACCTTACACAATCTAATGATTTACGGACTGCCAGACTCACCAGAGTAAGCAATTGTCGAGATCTTTAAAACAGACTGGGACCCCCAAGCAACGACTCaagcgcagcgagaggagccgcggggtctggggcggagccccagctgccggaggcacactcccCACCCCAAATTCCAGAAAGTGAGCGTCGTTAGTGACAGCGGAAGGCCGATAGATGAGATGCGCTAGTAGGGGATATCTTCAGCGAACCTGAGCAGATCAGCAGAACAGGCAAGCGGCTGAGTAGCGGACTAATTACTAGTGGGAGATGATGTAGAAGAGAGAAAGTAGCTAGTGGTGGAGTGGAGACCTGATGATAAACTGCGGGGTTAGAGCAGGATTAGCTAGTCCAGGAAAAGGACAAGACATGGGTCTTTGTCAGTCCAATTAAGTCCAGTGCATCGTACGACCAGAAACAGTTGTCAAATAGAGGGCCTGGCCAAGACCCAAATCAACCCGCAAGAATTCGTATAAGTTGAGTTGGTTCGTTTGGACTTACTCTGTGTGGGCGCTACGTGTTTCCCCGAAGCTTACTCCACACATGTGTGCATCGAGGGGAGGATTCCGAGACATTACCCAGGAAACGCACGAAAGAAGACCCGCTGAGCATGTAGCCGCCTCGCCTCGTCAGCAAGCGCCCTGGACATGAGATAGACTCCGATCCCGATGAGACCTAGCCCATGCTATGATGTGTTGAGCGAGACGGGCTATCCATATTCAGTTGAGAGGGCTTCTCTGGCAGATTGAGCTCAAGCTCTCAGTCGTTCCTTTTGTAAGTTGTAACAGAACAGGccaatttatttatgtaaTTCATATTCTATATAGCATTTAAAGCATCGAATGGCATTCTGTCAGCATTCTGTCAGCAGAGAGTGGCCGAGAGAGTGACTGATAGCGATAGAGTGATAGAGTGTAAATGAGAATGAAAGTCTCAGCGTGAGATGAGTTTCCTTACCCAGTTGTGGTGGAGCTCGTGCACAGTGAGCCAGTTTTGACTTGGAGAGAATCCGATAGTAATACATCCCATTACGGCTACTACACCCTATAATGCAAAGCGCTTATGATGAAGGGCGCCAGAAATGTGTAGTAGAGGTAGTAATCAAGCAACTCTAAACACCAGTCATGGCTGAAAAAGGGAGCTCTCAACCGTGGACGAAGCCGCTGTACACTTACGCGCTGGTGCCGCCGCTCTCGCAGAGGCCTGCCTAGATTGTTATAGCACGGCAAACGATCCAAGGGTGTGCGAAGAGTATCAGAGATGTTTCATCGACTTACAGATGGTATGCGATACAATGCAGATGATAATGGTCTGATAGGTCCCAACTGGTCCACAAACTGTAGTATGCTCCAAGCGGTAAGTATATCCGATCTAGGGACCATTGAAAGATACCGGAAACAGCTGCCGTTTAAAGAAATTTCAGGGGCCGATCCCAGGAATTCACCGAAGCGGTGTCTGCGGAGAAATCAATTAACCATGCATCTCCTACAGACCAGTCGATGAAAATGGATGCCCGAAAACGTTAGATTACGACACACACAGGCGCTTCCTGATACAATGACTCGTCTGCTCGCTCGCTCTATCCCGCTCAGTTCGCTCTGTATGCGGTAGCGGTTAGGTCGTTCCTATTTGTACCTAGAACCATATCTTCATCACTGGGCCAGTTCATGGGGTCGCTGCTGTTTATTTAAACCCTTGATACCCCACAGTTAGATCTGGTtttattttcctttttatctcttttttatatatttccAAACAAACTTTTTATTTCACTTTTTGGTGgagataataaaaatcaacatTGAATAATTgttgaaacaaaaatcaatCCTACAGTTTTAAAAGTACAAACAAGAAATTCAATCACATTTTTAAAAGAGAATGCCACATCCTTTAGATCAACTTAATCCTGAGGAGCTCCAAAGGGCCGTTGGGCACCTGAAGAATTACCACAAGGGTAAGCAATTGCACATCAAGAATATCCATCTTGAAGAGCCCCCAAAGAGCTTGCTTGGTCCTTATCTTCAGGCTGAAAAGGCTGGTAAGCCAATTGCCCCTCCTCCTCGTATTGCCTATGGTTACTACTATATTATGGATGACAAAAAGGCTGAGGAGATTTGGATCGATTTGGATACCAATCAAATCACCAAGGTTGTCATGGTTGCTTTGCCTCAACATTTGCCCATGGATCAAGATGAGGCCAACCACATTGAGACCTTTATGTATGATGACCCTCTTGTTTTGGGTGCTTTGAAGGAGTGCGGTATTGAAGGTGAGGCTATCAAGACTGTTGCTAGTGATGGTTGGATGTACGGTTGTGACGAAATCACCTCTGTTTCCAGACACATGATGTTCCTCATGTACTCCAGAGACCCTAAGACCAACCACCCCGAGTCCAACATCTACGCTTTCCCCTTGCCATTTGTCCCAGTTTACGATATTCTTGAGAAGAAGTTTGTTCGTATTGACTGGTGTGCTActagtggtgatgatgacgatgccAATGGAATCAACTATACTACTCGTCAAAAGTACAAGTTTGCTCTTGAGGGCCACCAAGCCAGCGAGTACTACCCCGACCTTGTCCCCAACAAGAGAACCGATCTTAAGCCTTACAATGTTCTTCAACCTGAAGGACCCTCATTTACTGTTGACGAGTCGAATCTTGTTCAATGGCAAAAGTGGAGATTCAGAGTCGGATTCAATCCTCGTGAGGGCTTAGTTCTTCACGATGTCGACTATGatggaagaagaaccttCTACAGATTGTCTGTTTCTGAGATGGCTGTTCCATATGGTGATCCACGTCCTCCTTTGCACAGAAAGATGGCCTTCGACTTTGGTGATGTCGGTGGTGGCAAGTGTGCTAACGAGCTTTCTTTGGGCTGTGACTGTCTTGGTACCATTAAGTACTTTGATGGCCACCTTGTCGAGCCTAACGGTAACGTTCTTACCAGAAAGGGTGTTATTTGCATGCACGAGCAAGACGATGGTATTCTTTGGAAGCACACCAATTACCGTactgaggctgctgccgttGTTCGTCGTCGTATTTTGGTTCTCCAAACCATTCTTACTGTCGGAAACTACGAGTACATTTTTGCATGGCACCTTGACCAAGCCG
The Sugiyamaella lignohabitans strain CBS 10342 chromosome A, complete sequence genome window above contains:
- the RIM11 gene encoding serine/threonine protein kinase RIM11 — encoded protein: MAELVRETVQDGKTGETRPLCYTQYKVVGSGSFGVVFQTKLSPSNEDAAIKRVLQDKRFKNRELEIMRKVSHPNIVELKAFFYSTSEREEVYLNLVLEYVPETVYRASRYFSRLKMSMPTIEVKLLTYQLFRSLAYIHALGICHRDIKPQNLLLDPKTGILKLCDFGSAKILVEGEPNVSYICSRYYRAPELIFGATNYTTKIDIWSSSCVMAELMLGQPLFPGESGIDQLVEIIKVLGTPSREQIRTMNPNYMEHKFPQIKPHPFSKVFRKASPDAIELISKLLEYSPGARPTAIEVMTHPFFDELRDPNTVLPDSRNPGAPARPLPPLFNFSELELSIAPQLNHTLVPPHAREALRASIGTDLDNFQPLRLEDVRSDITN
- the AMO2 gene encoding putative peroxisomal copper amine oxidase (one of two likely peroxisomal copper amine oxidase genes; similar to A.niger AO-I; allele of CaO19.10662) — protein: MPHPLDQLNPEELQRAVGHLKNYHKGKQLHIKNIHLEEPPKSLLGPYLQAEKAGKPIAPPPRIAYGYYYIMDDKKAEEIWIDLDTNQITKVVMVALPQHLPMDQDEANHIETFMYDDPLVLGALKECGIEGEAIKTVASDGWMYGCDEITSVSRHMMFLMYSRDPKTNHPESNIYAFPLPFVPVYDILEKKFVRIDWCATSGDDDDANGINYTTRQKYKFALEGHQASEYYPDLVPNKRTDLKPYNVLQPEGPSFTVDESNLVQWQKWRFRVGFNPREGLVLHDVDYDGRRTFYRLSVSEMAVPYGDPRPPLHRKMAFDFGDVGGGKCANELSLGCDCLGTIKYFDGHLVEPNGNVLTRKGVICMHEQDDGILWKHTNYRTEAAAVVRRRILVLQTILTVGNYEYIFAWHLDQAANIQLEIRATGIVSTQAIDHGKRSRYGTVVGPGVLATSHQHIFSVRIDPAIDGNKNSVSVHDTVITPWDERNPKGTGFINTKRYIDESSAFDANIASNRYVKIVNENKINPITGNPVGFKLAAAPTALLMAPPGTVARSRAAFATHHFWVTKHKDNEFYAGGVWTNQSAKEVGGVQEAVNRRDNVRNEDIVLWHSFGLTHHPRIEDYPVMPVEVLKVGLHPNDFFTENPAIDVPPSTQQFNRSVEVFQTRSCHRM
- the VPS68 gene encoding Vps68p (Vacuolar membrane hypothetical protein; involved in vacuolar protein sorting; also detected in the mitochondria; GO_component: GO:0034424 - Vps55/Vps68 complex [Evidence IDA,IPI] [PMID 18216282]; GO_component: GO:0000329 - fungal-type vacuole membrane [Evidence IDA] [PMID 14562095]; GO_component: GO:0000329 - fungal-type vacuole membrane [Evidence IDA] [PMID 23708375]; GO_component: GO:0016021 - integral component of membrane [Evidence IEA]; GO_component: GO:0016021 - integral component of membrane [Evidence ISM] [PMID 12192589]; GO_component: GO:0016020 - membrane [Evidence IEA]; GO_component: GO:0005739 - mitochondrion [Evidence IEA,IEA]; GO_component: GO:0005739 - mitochondrion [Evidence IDA] [PMID 14576278]; GO_component: GO:0005739 - mitochondrion [Evidence IDA] [PMID 16823961]; GO_component: GO:0005774 - vacuolar membrane [Evidence IEA]; GO_component: GO:0005773 - vacuole [Evidence IEA]; GO_function: GO:0003674 - molecular_function [Evidence ND]; GO_process: GO:0032511 - late endosome to vacuole transport via multivesicular body sorting pathway [Evidence IMP] [PMID 18216282]; GO_process: GO:0006623 - protein targeting to vacuole [Evidence IMP] [PMID 12134085]; GO_process: GO:0015031 - protein transport [Evidence IEA]; GO_process: GO:0006810 - transport [Evidence IEA]), whose product is MSERLFRFYLPRISSTTLRAGGVYLAGALYSAGFYAMLDSALFSSHGNASTVHVKFADWLPFILSSLGMLVINTVEKSRLTSESFSFGSSDGYSSSADWQAKVILFLGFALLAGGLSGSVVVLILRYVVPNYPMPTIGMGISNVVSNAAVTLSCISLWLAQNLEDEYSYSLQL